DNA sequence from the Candidatus Poribacteria bacterium genome:
ACCCAATCTTCTCCGCGAATTCGCGTCTGGTCTTTGGTTTGACGTGCCACAATTTTATCAGGCATATCGTCGTAGAGGTGAAGCCCGACGTAGATGGCTGTGTCCGTATAAACGAGGTGACCGATGGATTGGTCTTTCGCTGGTTTTTCGGTGCGTTCGTCGGTGAAGCCAATAGCTTGCGGTGCATCTTGCCAGCAGGCATCATCAAGAACACCATCAATAATAGGCGGTTGATCTATTTTGAGTGCCGGAAGTTCTTTCTGAACGGTCTGTATATTTTCTGCAGCCCAGGTTTGTAAGTTGGCGAATAGGCTAAACGACGATATGGTGAATATTATTATCGCATAAATTTTCCGTTTTGTGTGTTTACTTGTAGTGCTTTGGCGCGCTATGTCAGTCTTTGCCGTTGTATACTTCGCTTTTTTCATCAATAAATTTCCTCCAAATCCGGAAATCTTACCCGATTCTTTAGTGCTTTATATACTTTATAGGACTTACGCATTCCAGGATTTCAACTTACACTCCAAACCAATACCGACATTTGATGAGAAAGATGTTTTTTCCTTCATCGGTGAAACTGCTTCGCAATCGGTGAAATGGACGAAACTCAAGATCGTCTGCGCTTACCTCTTCTAACTCGATCGCACGGGATTGGGACCACACCAAAAACAGGGTACTGCCCGGACGGAATTCCCAGCGGAGGACGGTATTGCCTCTCAGTGAACGCATGTGGAAATCAGGGTTTCGCTTCAGGGGATAGGGTTTGAACTGATAGGACCTCGGCTCAACTAACTCTTTGAAGTTGGCATAGTCGCCGATGGTAATGAAGGGTTGTACGTAGAATTGGAGGCTCAGTGTTGGTGTGAAACTAATGTTTGCGCGGGTGGTGAAGTCCAGTGTTTGACTCGTTAGCTCGCCATAGACGTAGTGTTTTTTGAGTTGTCCATTGATATTTTCTTCAACTAACTCGACCCACTGGGCATCGTCAACCCGATAGCGATACATCGGTCCGATGCTGAATTCAATGTTTGACACCGGACGAATGTTCAGGCGGAGACTAACTTCCTTTTCAGAAGTTCTGTTATCATCGTCCCATGCAAAGATCGGATTTAGTTCAATCTGAACCATTTTACGACCGTCAGTTCTAAGTTGAGTAAAAATCCACCAACCGGCAGGATTTTTAATTAACGTCCCGCCGCGCCGGACATCTTCGTCGTTAAATGACTCCAAATTCCGCCCAATCCACAGGTCATAGTCCCAATAGTTTTTGAGTTTACCATCCGTCCATATCTCGGAGTAGCGACCAATGCTAACGCCATCATAATTCCATTCCCGCCAACCGTAGAGACCGAAGGTAACTTCTCGGAAAACGCTAAAGGGTTGCTCTTTCTTGAGGATGAAGTCATAGAACCATCGCATCATATCGCCGCGTTGTGCATAACCTATGTCATTTATTTCAAAGTCTGGGGAAAGAATACTAAAACTGGTATCAAGCCGCCACCACCCACCCTGTTTTTCAAATTCAATATTTGCAAGATAACCGGACTTGCGTGCTTCCAATTCTCCCGCTTGGCTCGCCGCGAGCCTCCCACTTATTTGGTACCGCTCTTTCGCCAGTTTCAAGTCCCAGTCAAGCCCACCGACATACGCGGCGTTGGAAGTCTGTCGATTGACCGCTGTCGTTATCAGTCCGACGCGAGAATTCCCTTCCAAGATATCTTGTGTCACTCGACCCACAAAGTAATTTGTTAGTGGCTCAACCAAATGCTTGTCTTTCCCTTTAACCTGCGCATATTCCGGTGCTGTGACAGCCTCCATGATACCGAAGGAGGTGTTGCTGTTGGTTCTTCCGACGAGCTTGGCAGCACCCAGAATTGTTGTCGCTTCTGGGCGACTGAGTTCAGTGCTCCCCGCCGGAATCTCAAAATGTCTGGGTTGTCGTCCGATCCGACGGGAATAAAAGAATTGATTTCTCCAATTTCCGAAGTTGAAGATTGAAGCTCCTTTAACAAAAAAGGGTCTACGCTCCTCAAAAAACTCCTCATAGGCAGAGAGATTTAAAGTAGCAGGGTCCGCCTCTACTTGTCCAAAATCAGGGTTGACTGTTGCATTGAGCGTGACACCAGAAGTAATGCCGTATTGGACATCGCCGCCAACATTGCCCCACAAATCAGCATCGCTGTTTAGAGTTGTCCTACCCATAGTGTATGGTATCAATTCCAAATGACGAGAAGGTTTAATATTTTCAATCCCCGTGAGGTCCCCGAAATGTGATAACCACCCCGGTTCACCCTTCTTAATTAAACGCCAGTGGGCACGCTCTTTTCTGCGACTAATCTCACGCTCTACTTGCAGTCCCCACGTGTATTTATCTTTCGGTGAAAAGCGGAACATGTAAAACGGGATTCTGCATTCTACCGCCCACCCGTTTTTGTGGATGTGGGTTTTCGCTTCCCAGACCCCATCCCACGCATTGTTCCATTCGTTCCAACCGCTGCCTCCGACAATGCCATCTATTACAGAACCGGAAGGATAGACAGTAAACGAAAAACCGCGCTGCCGATTATAGTGCGGATCAAGAATAATCTGGATTTTATCGGATTCAACGTAATCGTCGCGTCTGACGAGGCGGGAAACAATCTTATCGGGTTCACTGTCATAACATACGATTCCAAAATAGATCGCTTCGTCATCATAAGTAACTTGGAAGGTAGTGCGTTGGGAAGCGGGTTCCCCTTCATCGGGATCGCGTTGACGGAAACCCTCGTGGAGAGGCGCGGTTTTCCAGATAGCATCATCCAAAATGCCATCTATCTGGGGTGGTGCACCTTTAATGCGAACAGCAGTCGCAACTCTGTGAGCGGATTCTGTTTCAGCCTCTACTATGCTTGGGAATTGTAAAGCAAAAAACGCTGTCAACAACGCCAAAGTGCACCAAAATTCTGAGTCAGTTTTCAATTGTTTTCCCTCGACTTTTTGTAAGTCTGTTTATTTACTCATTGAAACCCGATTCAGATAAAAAAATTCAGAATTCTTGAGGATTAATCAGAAATATCCGCTCCGCATTGCGGACAGGTATCGCTCCACGTTGAACGCTTGCCTTCGCCACA
Encoded proteins:
- a CDS encoding DUF5916 domain-containing protein; the protein is MKTDSEFWCTLALLTAFFALQFPSIVEAETESAHRVATAVRIKGAPPQIDGILDDAIWKTAPLHEGFRQRDPDEGEPASQRTTFQVTYDDEAIYFGIVCYDSEPDKIVSRLVRRDDYVESDKIQIILDPHYNRQRGFSFTVYPSGSVIDGIVGGSGWNEWNNAWDGVWEAKTHIHKNGWAVECRIPFYMFRFSPKDKYTWGLQVEREISRRKERAHWRLIKKGEPGWLSHFGDLTGIENIKPSRHLELIPYTMGRTTLNSDADLWGNVGGDVQYGITSGVTLNATVNPDFGQVEADPATLNLSAYEEFFEERRPFFVKGASIFNFGNWRNQFFYSRRIGRQPRHFEIPAGSTELSRPEATTILGAAKLVGRTNSNTSFGIMEAVTAPEYAQVKGKDKHLVEPLTNYFVGRVTQDILEGNSRVGLITTAVNRQTSNAAYVGGLDWDLKLAKERYQISGRLAASQAGELEARKSGYLANIEFEKQGGWWRLDTSFSILSPDFEINDIGYAQRGDMMRWFYDFILKKEQPFSVFREVTFGLYGWREWNYDGVSIGRYSEIWTDGKLKNYWDYDLWIGRNLESFNDEDVRRGGTLIKNPAGWWIFTQLRTDGRKMVQIELNPIFAWDDDNRTSEKEVSLRLNIRPVSNIEFSIGPMYRYRVDDAQWVELVEENINGQLKKHYVYGELTSQTLDFTTRANISFTPTLSLQFYVQPFITIGDYANFKELVEPRSYQFKPYPLKRNPDFHMRSLRGNTVLRWEFRPGSTLFLVWSQSRAIELEEVSADDLEFRPFHRLRSSFTDEGKNIFLIKCRYWFGV